One region of Oryza sativa Japonica Group chromosome 10, ASM3414082v1 genomic DNA includes:
- the LOC4348991 gene encoding uncharacterized protein, producing the protein MGAGGRWVEEYGRSSSPSSNLQCFLDCTTPAVDTHLLPKANGRFSSDSWHHAEMDSVEYFNLADLWEQYYEWSAYGAGTTVQLYGGERVVQYYVPYLSGIQLYTNKAQTASRSFGEDNGMDYWSDDEDNEKMSRSWSSTSEDSLFNCDAISGNRKRHGHMYFEFFEVCSPYGRIPLIDKVYELSQSYPGLTSLRSVDLSPASWMSVAWYPIYHIPYQRNVKDLSACFLTYHTISSSFQDYALESMANGKRNDETEKKVSKTHLAPFGLAAHKLQGSLWTNPRTGDRDRMVSLFGAADSWLKQLGVQHHDYNYFITHPM; encoded by the exons atgGGCGCGGGCGGGAGGTGGGTGGAGGAGTACGGgcgttcgtcgtcgccgtcgtccaacCTGCAGTGCTTCTTGGACTGCACCACCCCCGCCGTCGACACGCACCTCCTCCCCAAG GCGAATGGCCGGTTTTCGAGCGATTCTTGGCACCACGCCGAGATGGACAGCGTCGAGTACTTCAACCTCGCGGACCTATGGGAGCAGTACTATGAGTGGAGCGCGTACGGGGCTGGAACTACGGTGCAGCTGTATGGAGGGGAAAGAGTAGTCCAATACTATGTTCCCTACTTGTCAGGGATACAGCTATATACCAACAAAGCCCAGACTGCATCCAG gaGTTTTGGTGAAGATAATGGCATGGACTATTGGAGCGATGATGAGGACAATGAGAAGATGTCAAGATCTTGGAGTTCAACATCTGAAGACTCATTATTTAACTGTGATGCAATAAGTGGCAATAGAAAACGCCACGGGCACATGTATTTTGAGTTCTTCGAGGTTTGCTCTCCTTATGGAAGGATTCCACTCATTGACAAG GTGTATGAACTATCCCAGAGCTATCCTGGGTTGACATCCCTGAGAAGTGTTGACCTTTCGCCTGCTAGTTGGATGTCAGTTGCCTG GTATCCCATCTACCATATTCCCTACCAGCGCAATGTGAAGGACTTATCTGCATGCTTCCTAACTTATCATACCATTTCCTCTTCATTTCAAG ATTACGCGCTCGAGAGCATGGCCAACGGGAAGCGAAACGACGAGACGGAGAAGAAGGTCAGCAAGACTCATCTTGCTCCGTTCGGGCTCGCGGCGCACAAGCTGCAGGGTTCTCTCTGGACCAACCCGAGAACAGGGGACCGTGACAGGATGGTCTCCCTCTTCGGCGCCGCGGATTCCTGGCTCAAGCAGCTCGGAGTCCAGCACCATGACTACAACTACTTCATCACTCACCCCATGTGA
- the LOC4348992 gene encoding probable N-acetyl-gamma-glutamyl-phosphate reductase, chloroplastic codes for MGQRPLCLRGSRRTCMGWSTALGGGAAAPAPKVGCPSLRVRASVSSPQKLYSSKTTQVKSGEEVQIAVLGASGYTGAEIVRLLANHPQFHIKVMTADRKASEQFGSVFPHLITQDLPNLVAIKDADFSNVDAVFCCLPHGTTQEIIKGLPKQLKIVDLSADFRLRDINEYAEWYGHAHRAPELQQEAVYGLTEVLRDEIRNARLVANPGCYPTSIQLPLVPLIKAKLIKLSNIIIDAKSGVCGAGRGAKEANLYTEIAEGIHAYGIKGHRHAPEIEQGLSEAAKSKVTISFTPNLICMKRGMQSTMFVEMAPGVTAGDLYQHLKSTYEGEEFVKLLHGSTVPHTRHVVGSNYCFMNVFEDRIPGRAIIISVIDNLVKGASGQAVQNLNLMMGLPENRGLQYQPLFP; via the exons ATGGGACAGCGGCCGTTATGTCTCCGCGGCTCACGCCGGACCTGCATGGGGTGGTCGACGGcgctcggtggcggcgccgcggctCCGGCCCCCAAG GTCGGATGCCCTTCGCTCCGTGTGAGGGCATCTGTCTCTTCACCACAGAAACTATACTCTTCTAAGACAACACAAGTTAAATCAGGGGAGGAGGTGCAGATTGCGGTTCTAGGGGCCAGTGGTTATACTGGAGCTGAG ATTGTTCGGCTTCTGGCAAACCACCCTCAGTTTCATATCAAAGTGATGACCGCAGATAGAAAAGCTAGCGAACAGTTCGGATCTGTATTTCCTCATTTGATAACGCAG GACCTCCCAAATTTAGTTGCAATAAAAGATGCAGATTTTTCAAATGTTGATGCGGTTTTTTGTTGCTTGCCACATGGAACAACCCAG GAAATTATTAAAGGTTTACCGAAGCAACTGAAGATTGTTGATCTTTCTGCG GATTTCCGTTTGCGTGATATCAATGAGTACGCTGAGTGGTATGGTCATGCACATAGGGCACCAGAACTTCAG CAAGAGGCTGTGTATGGTTTAACTGAAGTTCTTCGAGATGAAATAAGAAATGCACGACTTGTTGCAAATCCAGGATGTTATCCCACATCTATTCAGCTTCCTCTTGTTCCTCTGATAAAG GCAAAACTGATCAAGCTGAGCAACATTATCATTGATGCAAAATCTGGGGTTTGTGGAGCAG GACGTGGAGCGAAGGAGGCGAATCTTTACACTGAGATAGCTGAAGGCATCCATGCTTATGGAATAAAAGGCCACCGTCATG CTCCCGAGATTGAACAAGGACTTTCAGAGGCTGCTAAATCTAAAGTCACTATCAGTTTTACTCCAAATCTGATCTGTATG AAACGTGGAATGCAATCTACCATGTTTGTTGAAATGGCACCTGGAGTGACTGCCGGTGATTTGTACCAGCATCTCAAGTCTACTTATGAG GGCGAAGAGTTTGTCAAGCTTTTACATGGCAGCACTGTTCCTCACACGCGCCATGTCGTGGGATCAAATTACTGCTTCATGAATGTCTTCGAGGACAGGATTCCTGGAAGGGCCATCATCATCTCTGTT ATAGATAATCTTGTGAAGGGAGCGTCTGGTCAGGCTGTCCAGAACCTCAATCTGATGATGGGCCTGCCTGAGAACAGAGGGCTGCAATATCAGCCCCTATTTCCATGA